TCGATCATCTGGCCGGCCGGCGTTCCGCGCAGCGGCTGGTGCGCACCTACGTGCGCAACGATGCCGGCGCGGTGCAGTACGTCAATTTCGTCGAGCCCGATATCGCCTTCGACGACGTCGGCACGCCGACCTGGGACGGCCTGCCGCTCGACCGTTACCTTTCGCTGCTGGACATGCTCAATCCGATGCACCGGCTGTGGTCGGACGGACGCTGGAACAAGCTCACCGTGGCGCACGGCTGCTACTGGAAGAAGTGCAGCTTCTGCGACGTCAGCCTCGATTACATTTCGCGCTACGACGCGGCCAGTGCGACCACGCTGGTCGACCGCGTGCAGGCCATCGTCGCCGAAACCGGCCAGACCGGGTTTCATCTGGTCGATGAAGCCGCACCGCCGAAATCGCTGCGTGCCTTCGCCGCCGAACTGCAGCGGCGTGACGTCAGCATTTCTTGGTGGGGCAATATCCGCTTCGAAAAGTCCTTCACGCCCGAGCTCTGCCTGGAACTGGCCGACAGCGGCTGCATCGCGATTTCCGGCGGGCTGGAAGTGGCCAGCGACCGTCTGCTGAAGCTGATGAAGAAGGGCGTGTCGGTCGATCAGGTGGCGCGCGTCACCAAGGGCTTCGCCGACGCCGGCATCCTGGTGCATGCCTACCTCATGTACGGCTTTCCGACCCAGACCGTGCAGGACACGGTGGATGCGCTCGAATACGTGCGCCAGCTGTTCGCCGCCGGCTGCATCCAGTCCGGCTTCTTCCACCGCTTCGTGTGCACCGTGCATTCGCCGGTCGGCCTCAACCCCGAAGAGTACGGCGTTACGCTGCTGCCGCTGCCGCCGGTGACTTTTGCGAAGAATGACGTCGGCTTCGTCGACCCGGTCGGCGCCGATCACGACACGCTGGGTATCGCGCTCAACAAGGCGCTGTACAACTACATGCACGGCATCGGGCTCGACGAGGACGTGCGCAGCTGGTTCGGCGACCGCACGCCCAAGGCGCGTGTGCCGCGACACTTCATCGAGCGGGCGCTCGGCTGACCCGCGCGGCGGGATGATTTCAGTCGGCGAGGCGTGACAGTTCGCCGCGCGCCACCAGCAGGCGCAGTTGTGCGCGCACCAGACCGGCTTCCAGCTCGATGCGGCGCAGCCGCGCCCGTTGCTGCGTGCGTACCGCGTCGAGCACATCGGCCAGACTTGTCTGCGCCTCCGCATAGGCGTCTCCGGCAAGCTGCGACAGTGCAGCGAGGCGCGGCGCCACCTCGGCGTCAAACGATCCTAGCGCAGCCAGCCGCAGGTCCACCTCGGTCTGCTGGCTACGGACATCCGTATCGGTTTCGACTTCGAGCAGCTGGCGCCGCAGTCGCGCACCTGCCGCGAGGGCGCTGGCACGGTCGACGGCGCCGCTGCGCGAATCGAAGAGGGGCAGCTCGACCGCCAAGCCCACCCCATCTGCAGTGCCATAGGGATCGTTGGTCCAGCTGCGGACCAGTGCGACCGACACCTGCGGAGAGCGTTCGGCGCGTGCGGCGCGGATCGCGGCCTGTGCAGCGGATTCGTCAAGCCGGGCAGCGCGGATGGCCAGATGCTCAGCCGGCACCCCGGCGTCGGTCGGCGGCGCGAGAGGCTGCAGGGGTTCGACGACGACGCTGCGCCAGTCGTCAATGTCCAGCATGTCGGCCAGGCGCTGCTGCGCGGCTGCCAGTTCGGCGTCGGCCGCCGACAGTTCGGCCCGCCAGTCGGCCGATTCGAAGTCGAGCCGGAAATTCCGGTAGGCCTGCGCCCGACTGTCGGCCAGGCGCAGGCGCTCGGACAGTTGTGCGAGCGTACGTTCTGCATCGTCCACGGCGGCACGCCTGGCCTGGGCGGCCTGCAGGGCGACAAACGCCAGACCCGCTTCGGAAGCGCGTTCCAGCCGGGCGACTGCCTTGCGTGCGAGCGCCGCGTCGAGTGCACTGCTCGCGGCATCGATCCGCGCCGCGCGCTTGCCGCCGAGCAGCAGGGGCAGCTCGACGGCTACATCCTGCTGGCGCGATCCGTCGAACATTGTGCTCGCGCGACCGGGCCGCAACTGACCGTAGCTCACGACCGGATTCGGCCAGGCGCGCGCGCTGCGCTGATCCGCCTCGACCACAGCGACCGCAGCCGAATCAAGCGCACTGCGCAATTCGGCATCACGTGCCAGGCGCAGCGCGGTGCGCAGATCCAGCGGCGCGGCGGCCGCGAGGGCGCCGGATGCGGACAGTGCAAGCGCCAGCATGACGGTCGCCATGATTGCGCGCGAGCGGCGCAGGCTCGAACCGGTTGCTGTACAGGCTGGAGGCGATGGGACGGCGACGGTGTTCAATGCCCGGGATGTGACACAAATGAGGAACTCGAGACTAGGCGCCGAGGCCTTACAAAGTTCTTTCAGCCGCTCGCCCTGCGTTATTGCAACAGAAATCGCAACGGCGACGACCGGCGGGTCTGACACGGGAGAGTCATGCGCATACTGGTAGTGGAAGACGACAGCGCCTTGCGCAGTACGCTGACCCACGCACTCAAGCTGTCCGGTTATGCCGTGGACGCCGTCGGCGACGGCTGCAGCGCGCTCGCTGCGCTGCAGGTGAGCGACTATGCGCTGGTGGTGCTCGATCTGGGGCTGCCGGACATCGACGGCATGCGCCTGCTGGCGCAGCTGCGCGAGCGCGGCAATGTCACGCCGGTGCTGGTGCTGTCGGCGCGCGACAGTGTCGATCAGCGGGTTCAGGGGCTGCGGCATGGCGCCGACGATTACCTGACGAAGCCCTTCGCGCTGCCGGAACTGGAAGCGCGCATCGCCGCACTGATCCGCCGGACCGGTGGCGGCGTGAGTCGGTTGATCCACGGTGCGCTGGAGTTCGACCCGGCGACCCGCCAGGCCAGTGCCGGCAGTGTCCCGCTTGATCTGTCTGCGCGTGAGGCCGCGATACTCGATGCACTGATGCAGCGTGCCGGCGAAGCCGTCATCAAGTCGCGCCTCGTGCGCAAGCTGAGCGACTGGGACAGCGAACTGGGATCGAATGCGATCGAGGTCTACATCCATCGTCTGCGGCGCAAGCTCGAACCGCATGGCATCCGCATTCGTACGCTGCACGGGTTGGGCTATCTGCTGGAGAAGCCGGATGCGCCCTGAACGCACCCCGCTCAGACTGCGTCTGCTGCGCTGGCTGCTGCCACCGGTGCTCGCGCTGACCGCACTGTGGATCTGGGCCACCCACGGCATCGTGCTGCACTTCGCCAACCTGGCCTATGACCGCGCACTGGAAGACACGGTGCGCACGCTGGCCGGCCGCATCCGGCCGGCGCTTGGCGGTGTTGATGTCGATCTTCCGCCGGCCGCACGGCAGATGCTCGTTTTCGACGAGATCGACACCGTCTATTACAGCGTCACCGACCGCAGTGGGCGTGCATTGGCCGGCAGTCACATACTGCCCGGCAATTCAGCCGACTCCGGCGGCGGGACCG
The sequence above is a segment of the Methyloversatilis sp. RAC08 genome. Coding sequences within it:
- a CDS encoding TolC family protein, whose translation is MATVMLALALSASGALAAAAPLDLRTALRLARDAELRSALDSAAVAVVEADQRSARAWPNPVVSYGQLRPGRASTMFDGSRQQDVAVELPLLLGGKRAARIDAASSALDAALARKAVARLERASEAGLAFVALQAAQARRAAVDDAERTLAQLSERLRLADSRAQAYRNFRLDFESADWRAELSAADAELAAAQQRLADMLDIDDWRSVVVEPLQPLAPPTDAGVPAEHLAIRAARLDESAAQAAIRAARAERSPQVSVALVRSWTNDPYGTADGVGLAVELPLFDSRSGAVDRASALAAGARLRRQLLEVETDTDVRSQQTEVDLRLAALGSFDAEVAPRLAALSQLAGDAYAEAQTSLADVLDAVRTQQRARLRRIELEAGLVRAQLRLLVARGELSRLAD
- a CDS encoding B12-binding domain-containing radical SAM protein translates to MIPLQPAITKVPPRVLSVIPPMTQLNTPYPSTAYLTGFLRAQGVDAVQEDLALALVLDLLSADGLRAVRDAVADLPEHERPPSLTSFAVQFDRYAATMAATLGFLQGRDPTLAHRIVSRGFLPEGPRFESLDVYIDEDGGDPLGWAFGALGVQDRARHFATLYLNDVADAIRLAVDARFEFVRYAESLAQSQPTFDPLAQALAAPPTLIDRALQRLTQAAIARHAPRIVLLSVPFPGAVYAAFRIAQTIKAHDASIITVLGGGYVNTELRALAEPRVFDYFDYVTLDAGERPLLALLDHLAGRRSAQRLVRTYVRNDAGAVQYVNFVEPDIAFDDVGTPTWDGLPLDRYLSLLDMLNPMHRLWSDGRWNKLTVAHGCYWKKCSFCDVSLDYISRYDAASATTLVDRVQAIVAETGQTGFHLVDEAAPPKSLRAFAAELQRRDVSISWWGNIRFEKSFTPELCLELADSGCIAISGGLEVASDRLLKLMKKGVSVDQVARVTKGFADAGILVHAYLMYGFPTQTVQDTVDALEYVRQLFAAGCIQSGFFHRFVCTVHSPVGLNPEEYGVTLLPLPPVTFAKNDVGFVDPVGADHDTLGIALNKALYNYMHGIGLDEDVRSWFGDRTPKARVPRHFIERALG
- a CDS encoding response regulator — its product is MRILVVEDDSALRSTLTHALKLSGYAVDAVGDGCSALAALQVSDYALVVLDLGLPDIDGMRLLAQLRERGNVTPVLVLSARDSVDQRVQGLRHGADDYLTKPFALPELEARIAALIRRTGGGVSRLIHGALEFDPATRQASAGSVPLDLSAREAAILDALMQRAGEAVIKSRLVRKLSDWDSELGSNAIEVYIHRLRRKLEPHGIRIRTLHGLGYLLEKPDAP